The proteins below come from a single Streptomyces sp. M92 genomic window:
- a CDS encoding rhodanese-like domain-containing protein — MSEPTGIGALLERVRSGYLRIGPHEAYDAARAGTALLVDNRNAALRQRDGVLPGALVIERNELEWRLDPRGSHRVPEARGHALRVVVICDEGHASGLAAESLHRLRLRRATDLIGEFQAWRAAGLPVATP, encoded by the coding sequence GTGAGCGAGCCGACCGGAATCGGCGCACTGTTGGAGCGGGTACGCAGTGGCTACCTGCGGATCGGGCCGCACGAGGCGTACGACGCCGCCAGAGCCGGCACGGCGCTGCTGGTCGACAACCGTAACGCAGCCCTCCGCCAACGGGACGGTGTGCTTCCCGGCGCCCTGGTGATCGAGCGCAACGAGCTGGAGTGGCGCCTGGATCCGCGCGGCAGCCACCGTGTCCCCGAGGCCAGGGGCCATGCCCTGCGCGTCGTCGTCATCTGCGACGAGGGCCACGCCTCCGGCCTGGCCGCGGAGTCCCTGCACCGCCTGAGGCTGCGCCGGGCGACGGATCTGATCGGTGAGTTCCAGGCGTGGCGGGCGGCGGGACTGCCGGTCGCCACTCCATAG
- a CDS encoding FAD-dependent monooxygenase, which produces MDPVIVTGAGPVGLTLALALARQDVPCVVLDEGPGKDEPRPARTVVLREDTVALVERLTGTPLTGSGSRWAGWRSMRRKQVTREVEFGDADPAPLHIAQHELTGVLRAALAREALVKVAVDSRLDGIEQEGSGVTAHTRGPAGTWWRGSYLVGCDGPRSTVRKLQDIRFPGRTAVERYAVATLRTELPWTDEALLHRMPPWRTSGPSAGEIVGRPLPDGVWRLDWLVPPGKDLVTPELLVNRVRETLTGWAEGVAPSYELLDTGVHTVHHRLARRWRVGRVFLAGDAAHLLGALGTQGLEEGLRDADNLAWKLALAWHHGPRDALLDSYQEERRTAIAARLRAADQVLPLLRGGGGLRAYVPGSSRGNDTLLADGHLGRGALGAPGAYADSPLMPGRLAGETVVGTSPGSPVSDVRVTAEDGTFVRLRDRLGRGALLVVLVAPGTGVWDRKHWVTAGIMPRLAAAVTALPHHAELLVAEAYPGAAAHTVLLVRPDGHLVSAQGGVRPADLYAAAETALGGAASATAAEDGAEASAVAGSSR; this is translated from the coding sequence GTGGACCCGGTGATCGTCACCGGAGCGGGGCCCGTCGGGCTCACGCTCGCCCTGGCACTGGCGCGGCAGGACGTGCCCTGCGTCGTCCTCGACGAAGGGCCGGGCAAGGACGAACCGCGCCCCGCGCGCACCGTCGTGCTGCGCGAGGACACCGTCGCCCTCGTCGAGCGGCTGACCGGAACACCGTTGACGGGGTCGGGCTCCCGTTGGGCCGGATGGCGGTCGATGCGGCGCAAGCAGGTGACGCGCGAGGTCGAATTCGGCGACGCCGACCCCGCGCCGCTGCACATCGCCCAGCACGAACTGACCGGCGTCCTGCGCGCCGCGCTCGCCCGCGAAGCGCTCGTGAAGGTCGCCGTCGACAGCCGTCTCGACGGCATCGAGCAGGAGGGTTCCGGCGTCACCGCCCACACCCGCGGACCCGCCGGCACCTGGTGGCGCGGCAGTTACCTGGTCGGCTGCGACGGCCCCCGCTCCACCGTCCGCAAGCTCCAGGACATCCGTTTCCCCGGCCGTACGGCGGTGGAACGATACGCCGTGGCCACGCTGCGTACGGAACTCCCGTGGACCGACGAGGCGCTGCTCCACCGGATGCCGCCGTGGCGGACGTCGGGCCCGTCGGCGGGAGAGATCGTCGGCCGCCCCCTGCCGGACGGTGTCTGGCGCCTGGACTGGCTGGTGCCGCCCGGCAAGGACCTGGTCACGCCGGAACTGCTGGTGAACCGCGTCCGTGAGACGCTCACCGGCTGGGCGGAGGGCGTCGCTCCGTCGTACGAACTCCTCGACACCGGCGTCCACACCGTCCACCACCGGCTGGCCCGCCGCTGGCGGGTGGGGCGCGTCTTCCTCGCCGGGGACGCGGCCCACCTCCTGGGCGCGCTGGGCACCCAGGGTCTGGAGGAAGGGCTGCGGGACGCCGACAACCTCGCCTGGAAACTGGCCCTGGCCTGGCATCACGGGCCGCGTGACGCGCTGCTCGACAGTTACCAGGAGGAGCGGCGTACGGCGATCGCCGCGCGGCTGCGCGCCGCCGACCAGGTACTTCCTCTGCTGCGCGGCGGCGGTGGCCTGCGTGCCTACGTGCCCGGCTCGTCACGGGGCAATGACACACTGCTCGCCGACGGCCACCTGGGGCGTGGAGCCCTGGGCGCGCCGGGGGCGTACGCCGACTCACCGCTCATGCCCGGGCGACTCGCGGGGGAGACGGTCGTCGGTACGTCTCCGGGTTCGCCCGTCAGCGACGTGCGGGTCACGGCCGAGGACGGCACGTTCGTACGGCTGCGCGACCGGCTCGGGCGCGGGGCGCTGCTGGTGGTGCTGGTCGCGCCGGGTACGGGGGTGTGGGACCGGAAGCACTGGGTGACCGCCGGGATCATGCCCCGGCTGGCGGCCGCGGTGACGGCGCTGCCGCACCACGCCGAACTGCTCGTCGCCGAGGCGTACCCGGGTGCCGCCGCCCACACCGTGCTGCTCGTGCGGCCCGACGGTCACCTGGTCTCGGCGCAGGGCGGCGTGCGTCCGGCCGACCTGTACGCGGCGGCGGAGACAGCGTTGGGCGGGGCGGCGAGCGCGACGGCCGCGGAGGACGGGGCGGAGGCGAGTGCGGTGGCCGGGTCCAGCCGCTGA
- a CDS encoding amino acid ABC transporter permease: MSSVLYDAPGPRAKRRNVAFTIVFVVALAALLWWIFGTLKDKGQLEWALWKPFFSGTEAWSTYIWPGLENTLKAAALAMVIALPLGAALGIARLSDHVWVRVPAAVVVEFFRSIPVLVLMIFGLALFAEYTDVSSDDRPLYAVVTGLVLYNASVLAEIVRAGILALPKGQSEAAMAIGLRKGQLMRTILLPQAVTTMLPAIVSQLVVILKDTALGGAVLTFPELLASANTMSGYYGANVIASFTVVAVIYIALNFLLTSFASWLEKRLRRAKKSTGAVLKADDAGVTGSNATGAGGNA, from the coding sequence ATGAGTTCCGTCCTCTACGACGCCCCGGGCCCCCGCGCCAAGCGGCGCAACGTCGCCTTCACGATCGTTTTCGTGGTGGCCCTCGCCGCCCTGTTGTGGTGGATCTTCGGCACGCTCAAGGACAAGGGCCAGCTGGAGTGGGCCCTGTGGAAGCCGTTCTTCTCCGGCACGGAGGCGTGGTCCACCTACATCTGGCCGGGCCTGGAGAACACGCTCAAGGCGGCCGCCCTCGCGATGGTCATCGCGCTGCCGCTCGGCGCGGCCCTCGGCATTGCCCGTCTCTCGGACCACGTGTGGGTACGGGTCCCGGCGGCGGTCGTAGTCGAGTTCTTCCGGTCCATCCCGGTGCTGGTCCTGATGATCTTCGGCCTCGCCCTCTTCGCCGAGTACACCGACGTCAGTTCGGACGACCGCCCGCTGTACGCCGTGGTCACCGGTCTCGTGCTCTACAACGCCTCCGTTCTGGCGGAGATCGTGCGGGCGGGCATTCTCGCCCTGCCCAAGGGCCAGTCCGAGGCCGCCATGGCGATCGGCCTGCGCAAGGGTCAGCTGATGCGGACGATCCTGCTGCCGCAGGCGGTCACCACCATGCTGCCGGCCATCGTCAGTCAGCTCGTCGTCATCCTGAAGGACACGGCGCTCGGTGGCGCCGTCCTCACCTTCCCGGAGTTGCTCGCCTCGGCCAACACGATGAGCGGCTACTACGGCGCCAACGTCATCGCCAGTTTCACCGTGGTCGCCGTCATCTACATCGCGCTCAACTTCCTCCTGACGAGTTTCGCGAGTTGGTTGGAGAAGCGGCTGCGGCGGGCCAAGAAGTCGACCGGCGCGGTGCTCAAGGCCGATGACGCCGGTGTCACCGGATCCAATGCGACCGGCGCCGGGGGCAACGCCTGA
- a CDS encoding amino acid ABC transporter permease, with product MFDFLQDYDLLGAFWTTVQLAVLSAVGSLIWGTILAAMRVGPVPLMRGFGTAYVNIVRNIPLTVIILFTSLGLNQSLGVSLGANDVETINFRLAVLGLILYTSSFVCEALRSGINTVPVGQAEAARAIGLSFGQVLGNVVLPQAFRSSVVPLANVLIALIKNTTVAAAIGVAEASLLMKEMIENEAQLLLISAVIAFGFVVLTLPTGLILGWVGKKVAVKR from the coding sequence GTGTTCGACTTTCTGCAGGATTACGACCTGTTGGGAGCCTTCTGGACGACAGTGCAGCTCGCTGTGCTCTCGGCCGTCGGCTCCCTGATCTGGGGCACCATACTGGCCGCCATGCGGGTCGGCCCGGTGCCGTTGATGCGCGGCTTCGGGACCGCGTACGTGAACATCGTGCGAAACATCCCGCTTACGGTGATCATCCTGTTCACGTCACTGGGCCTCAACCAGTCACTGGGAGTGTCCCTCGGCGCGAACGACGTCGAGACGATCAACTTCCGCCTCGCCGTCCTCGGCTTGATCCTCTACACCTCGTCCTTCGTGTGTGAGGCGCTGCGCTCCGGTATCAACACCGTGCCCGTCGGGCAAGCGGAGGCGGCCCGTGCGATCGGGCTCAGCTTCGGTCAGGTACTCGGCAACGTGGTGCTGCCCCAGGCGTTCCGCTCCTCCGTCGTCCCCTTGGCCAACGTGCTGATCGCGCTGATCAAGAACACGACGGTGGCCGCGGCCATCGGTGTCGCCGAGGCCTCCCTCCTGATGAAGGAAATGATCGAGAACGAGGCCCAGCTGCTGTTGATCTCCGCGGTGATCGCCTTCGGCTTCGTGGTCCTGACGCTGCCGACCGGCCTGATCCTCGGCTGGGTGGGCAAGAAGGTGGCGGTCAAGCGATGA
- a CDS encoding glutamate ABC transporter substrate-binding protein: MKLRKVTAASATVLALALTATACGGDDSSGDSDKKITIGIKFDQPGLGQKTPDGYEGFDVDVATYVAKKLGYSEDQIEWKESKSADRETMLQRGDVDFIAATYSITPKREEKVDFAGPYLLAHQDVLLRADDDKIKSPEDLNDAKLCSVTGSTSAQNVKDKLAPDAQLQPYPTYSACLPGLQNGAVDALTTDDSILAGYAAQSQFKGKFKLAGFKLTNENYGIGVKKGSDLKDKINKALEEMVADKSWDKAVKDNFGPANYKNEPAPKIGDIKS; encoded by the coding sequence ATGAAGCTCCGCAAGGTCACCGCCGCCTCGGCCACCGTCCTCGCCCTCGCCCTGACCGCCACCGCGTGCGGCGGCGACGACTCCTCCGGTGACAGCGACAAGAAGATCACCATCGGCATCAAGTTCGACCAGCCGGGCCTCGGCCAGAAGACCCCGGACGGCTACGAGGGCTTCGACGTCGACGTCGCCACGTACGTCGCCAAGAAGCTCGGCTACTCCGAGGACCAGATCGAGTGGAAGGAGTCGAAGAGCGCCGACCGCGAGACCATGCTGCAGCGCGGTGACGTCGACTTCATCGCCGCGACGTACTCGATCACCCCCAAGCGCGAGGAGAAGGTCGACTTCGCCGGCCCGTACCTGCTCGCCCACCAGGACGTGCTGCTCCGCGCCGACGACGACAAGATCAAGTCGCCGGAGGACCTGAACGACGCGAAGCTCTGCTCCGTCACCGGTTCGACCTCGGCCCAGAACGTCAAGGACAAGCTGGCTCCCGACGCGCAGCTGCAGCCGTACCCGACGTACTCGGCATGCCTGCCCGGCCTGCAGAACGGTGCCGTCGACGCACTGACCACCGACGACTCGATCCTCGCCGGTTACGCTGCCCAGTCGCAGTTCAAGGGCAAGTTCAAGCTCGCCGGCTTCAAGCTGACGAACGAGAACTACGGCATCGGCGTGAAGAAGGGCAGCGACCTCAAGGACAAGATCAACAAGGCTCTCGAGGAGATGGTGGCCGACAAGTCCTGGGACAAGGCCGTCAAGGACAACTTCGGCCCGGCCAACTACAAGAACGAGCCGGCGCCGAAGATCGGCGACATCAAGAGCTGA
- a CDS encoding amino acid ABC transporter ATP-binding protein, whose product MTEVSVAKEDKASTGELVVLKSVNKHFGALHVLQDIDLTITRGEVVVVIGPSGSGKSTLCRTINRLETIDSGSIAIDGKPLPAEGKELARLRADVGMVFQSFNLFAHKTVLENVTLGQVKVRKVDAKKAEEKARALLDRVGVGAQADKYPAQLSGGQQQRVAIARALAMDPKVMLFDEPTSALDPEMINEVLEVMKQLAEEGMTMIVVTHEMGFARSAANRVVFMADGRIVEEATPDQFFSNPRSDRAKDFLSKILHH is encoded by the coding sequence ATGACCGAAGTATCGGTGGCCAAGGAAGACAAGGCCTCGACCGGCGAACTGGTCGTCCTGAAGAGTGTCAACAAGCACTTCGGCGCGTTGCACGTGCTCCAGGACATCGACCTGACGATCACCCGCGGCGAAGTCGTCGTGGTCATCGGGCCCTCCGGGTCCGGTAAGTCCACCCTGTGCCGGACCATCAACCGCCTGGAGACCATCGACTCGGGATCGATCGCGATCGACGGCAAGCCGCTGCCCGCCGAGGGCAAGGAGCTCGCCCGGCTGCGGGCCGACGTCGGCATGGTCTTCCAGTCCTTCAATCTCTTCGCGCACAAGACCGTGCTCGAGAACGTCACCCTCGGCCAGGTCAAGGTCCGCAAGGTCGACGCCAAGAAGGCCGAGGAGAAAGCGCGCGCCCTCCTCGACCGGGTAGGCGTGGGCGCCCAGGCGGACAAGTACCCCGCGCAGCTCTCCGGTGGCCAGCAGCAGCGCGTCGCCATCGCGCGGGCGCTCGCCATGGACCCGAAGGTCATGCTCTTCGACGAGCCGACGTCGGCTCTCGACCCCGAGATGATCAACGAGGTCCTGGAGGTCATGAAGCAGCTCGCCGAGGAGGGCATGACCATGATCGTGGTCACCCACGAGATGGGCTTCGCCCGGTCGGCGGCCAACCGCGTGGTGTTCATGGCGGACGGCCGGATCGTCGAAGAGGCCACGCCGGACCAGTTCTTCAGCAACCCGCGCAGTGACCGTGCCAAGGACTTCCTGTCGAAGATCCTGCACCACTGA